A window of Daucus carota subsp. sativus chromosome 2, DH1 v3.0, whole genome shotgun sequence genomic DNA:
AGTCAAGCTAAGTCAACTATTCAATGGTCTCCGGAACTTTCAAGTACACAAATGTTACTTCCACGGAATTACcctaacatttaaaaattgaaaagtgATGAAGGAATTGGATAAAAAGTTAAAAGTTTTTTGcttatataaaatgataaatttgtaCGGGTTTGAGAAAAAGTCTGCAGGGACAGTAGAGATAAACTCTTCAAATATATCCGGGGACTCATTCTTCATTCTCAACTAATTACAAAACTATCAAAATTCCAATAAGCATTAACATTGGTCTTAAATTATTTGGGTTGGCTTCCATGGGTGTCCGAGTATATCTTCATCTTTCCTGGATAATAGTGATAGTTGCAGTAAGAGTAGTTGTTGGAGAAAATGTATCAGCTGCAGGTGTTCAAGAGTGCCGGATGACGAGATGCTCCCATCATGGCCCTGAAATTCGGTTCCCGTTCTGGATCAAAGAGAAGCAGCAGCCTGAGCAGTGTGGCTATCCTGGTTTCCGAGTTTTCTGTGACAGAGGAAATACTTTGCTGCACTTGCAATACCTGGCAAACACTTCCCTCCCCGATACCCTCTTTTATCTTTCTAAAAATGTATCCATCCATAGTATCAACTACACATCACAAGAAGTATTTGTTTATGTACTTAATGGTTCCCAGTTTACCAATAATCTTAAACTCTTTTCCGCGTCGTCCACATCATTGCCGTCTACACCTCACTTTGGAAAAGCATATTCATATGATTTCGCTAATATGTATTATCCTGATATAACATATACTATGTGTTTCAGTTGTTCCGCAGGAGTTAAAAGTTTCATCCCTGATATGCTCACGTCCCCTGGCAGGAAAACTTTCCCGGTCTATTGTCTGGACGACCAGTACTCTGCATTTTCCGGTGAATATTCAATATCCTCATGTACCAAGATTTTCAATTCTTCTCTCCCAGCTCCTTTACTTTCGCAAGGATATGATCCTTATGCTCCGCCAGGAGTTGTGGATGCTCTCTCTATCAGTTGGCTAGCTCCAAACTGTAGTAAATGTGAAGCCAAAGGGGAGTACTGTAGGAGGAAGAGTAATGCTAGTAGTAACATTGAAGCAGCCGATTACAGTACCATATGTTTCCCTAAAGGTATGTTCAAAATGAATATACATAAttcatctttctttttgctaagtcaaaataattcaattctatacagtctCACATATTCTCTGAATCATATCAAGTCTATACTGAATCAGAATTACAAATTtccaatttaaattataattttaaaatctaaacctAACactacagtttttttttttttgaaaggactACACTACAGTTTTGTCTCGGACAAGTCTGATATTTCACGTATAATCAATAATTTCctattttgtttaaataattatattcttattaATCTTTTcctaagaaatatttttattgatataataatattacaacTGTTTTTTAGTCCCAATGTTCATGCACACTATTTCATAGTGCGGATTAATTGATCTAATAGAACTAATGTTTTGGGCTATTTTATTGTTTAACAGGTTCTGCTGTTCGGTTTTCGATTAAACCTATTACAGTTATAACCGCTGGTTCCGCTATTTTTGTACTTTCCATCATGTTATTATTGTATTATATCATCAAATTATACAAGCAAAGGAAATATGATGAACAAAAGATTGAAATGTTTCTGACGGATTATAGAGCCATGAAACCCACCAGATACTCTTATGCCGATATTAAGAAAATAACTCGTAATTTCAGCGATAACTTAGGAAAGGGGGGTTATGGATCGGTGTACAAAGGGCAAATTACCAAGGAAATCATTGTTGCAGTGAAGGTACTTAATAGTGATCCGAAAGCCAATGGAGAAGACTTTATCAATGAAGTGGGCACTATAGGACGAATCTATCATGTCAATGTGGTTCGCTTGGTGGGATATAGCGCTGATGGTTGTAATCGAGCTCTTATTTACGAGTTTCAACCTAATAACTCTCTTGAAAAGTTCACATACTCTGGAAAAATGCTACATGATTTCCTTGGTTGGAAGAAGATGCAAGATATCGCTTTAGGCATAGCTAAAGGAATTGAATATTTACACCAAGGATGTGCTCAACAGATTCTTCATTTTGATATTAAACCTcataatattttgttagatCAAAACTTCAATCCCAAAATTTCTGATTTTGGTTTAGCTAAGTTATGTTCAAAGGACAAGAGCATTGTGTCTATGACTATGGCTAGGGGGACCATCGGATATATTGCACCAGAagtattttcaagaaattttggAAAAGTATCATCCAAGTCAGATGTTTATAGTTTTGGTATGTTATTGCTTGAAATGGTGGGAGCAAGGAACAATAATGAAGTGGAAAGCACCAGCGAAACATACTTTCCTGAATGGATCTTTCATCGCTTAGAGGAAGGTGGAGAAGTAACAATCCAAATAGTGAAGGAAGAGGATTCAAATATCGCTAGGAGACTGACTATTGTGGGGTTATGGTGCATAGGGTGGCATCCGGTGGACAGACCTTCAATGAAACATGTTATCAATATGCTAGAAAGTGAAGAATGCCCGAAAGTGCCACCTAATCCTTTCAGATCATCAAATGTCCGATCATTTACAAATGATCTGGAAGTCATTTCTGAGTCTGAGTGACAAAAATATTTGCATGTATAATGAATATCATTTGAATTACATTATTGTATTGCTTATAAACAACATATCATAAGATATGTCATCAAGTCCTTTTGATCTTTATCAATTACATTTCTTTATGTTATATATAGAGGTATCAGTGAcatttatttatgttatatatagaaGCAACAACTTTCTTCGAACAACATTCCAATGATCTAGTTATGATTTCGTGTAGAtaatatgtttggtttgaatATTATTCGTTATCTTTTTAGTTCTAATGCATGGAGCTCTTAACTTGTTTATTGTAAACGCAACAGTTCAACAACAGTCAATTCATCATCTAGGGATTCTACTCTAAAATCTTATACCGATATCTGGGGTAAGAATTGATCATGTATACGAACTAAAATCATGTGAATTAGAAATAAACCACCTCTTTTGTCTTTAGATAACTAGAATTTAGAAGGCCATAGGCCCATAGTGAACTAATCCGAGGAAAAATCATCCAAATGATTCAAAATCATCGTCTTGTTAATTTTCTCCACTATTTTTTGTCTTCCATGCGATTGATCGAAACTGAAGGCAAATACtatagagtatttaaaaaattccaCAAACAACATGTTGCTCGAAAATGGTAAGAACAACCTATCTAATTTGATCATTTGAAAGAGAAGTTTCAGCAGATGGGCACTACTCACATTTAGTCACAGCCACTTCATTTTTCTACATAGAAGAAGCAGATCAtgctaaatatatattcattgaAGGCAGTAATCAGTTGATCTTTACATTATTATATCAGAGCGCAATATAAGTAATTTGAGTTAGGGAAAAAAAGGCTCCTAGTCAGTTAGATAACCTTTTAGAGCTTAGTTGAAAACTAGTTCAATAGGCGAATTTATCTTAACAGAACTATATATCCACACATGATGTAACAAGTGCCGTGTTGCCGGGATTTGGAACGTGGAACGTCATTTTAACTACTGAAGTGGCTAGAGACTTCGACACTTCTTTGAAGTTCATACAGTTATACATTTCAACCATATTCTTAGTTCTAAACCCTGTCTTTAAAATTGAAAGCAGTTGCTTTTAGTACTGGCTATGACCAGCGCAAATGCCAGATTGAATGAAGGATAGCAGATGTCTCGTGGTTGTCGGGATCGAAGATTGTTTGTATAATTTGGCCGGCAAGAGTATATTTGCAAAgacttatcaaaattttaatatatgggGGATCGATAGACCTTATACACTGTTGCTAATTTACATCAGGATGATCTCGTAATTAGTTTGAACACCCTAGAGAATGCATACTTGTCATTTGTTTAAAAGATAATGTGTGTGAATGATACGTGTTGCTTCGGAATTAGAATTTAGATCTAGGACTCTTGTCTTTTTCTTTGGTCAAGTAGCAGAAGACTTGGTTAATTCATTGAAGTCTATGCATTATACACCACTAAATAGTCTCAAACGAAAGATACGCACTGTTTTAAACCTCTAAATACAGTTTCAATCAGTTTTCCACAGTCACATCTTCTTCATGGTTTTCTGGCCCATTTGAAAATCTTGATGAGGCTATAGCAAAGTATATGAGAAAAATCAACAGAAGATTAGAATCAAGTTACACGGAAGTAAAGGTAGATAAAGACTTGCCCGGTCAACACGATCAGGGAAAATTCCATGGATTAGAATTCTAATACTTCGATGACTTGCCCAATTAACACGATCACTAATAAGTAAAATTCTATGGAATGGAAATCTAATGCTGAGAAGGACTTGCCCACTTAACACGATCTCTAGAGGTGAAATTCTATGGGCCAGAAATCTCGCTTCAACTCTTTGAGGAACAACCACTTATGTACTTAAACAGCTAAAACAACATGATTGTTGATTGAGTACTGCGTGAATcttcttaattattttttttttgacgaagcGTGAAGTCTTTTAGTTTAACAAGAAAAACTATAAATTTCATTATGCAGGCGGCAGGCCCATGCAAAGATGAATTTATCTGGTGTTGCAATTGCCGTGTTGCTTCGGTTTTAGAATTTGGATCTAGTAGACTCCTGTCATTTTCCGTGGTCAAGTAGCAAAAGACTTGGTTAATTCATTGAGGTCTACGCATTATACACCACTAAATAGTCTGAAACCAAAGATAACACAAATGCGAACCTCTGGATACAGTTTGAGGATTTTAACTACTGAAGTGGTTAGAGACTTGAAACTTCTTTGAAGTTCATACAGTTATATATTTTAACCATATTCTTAGTTTTAAACTCTGTCTTTAAAAGGAAAAtacttggtgcacataattgtgtacaaaaacatgtacataatgacatgtggcagattttaattggatggcccccctgcatttacaccaaccaccccaattaaaatccaccacatcacttgccacatcattatgtacaaattatgtgcacctagcactactcgtCTTTAAAATTGAAAGCAGTTGCTTCTAGTACGGTCTATGAGCAGAGCAAATGACAGATGGAATGAAGGATAGCAGATGCCTCGTGGTTGTCGGGATTGAAGATGGTTTGTATAATTGGCAAGAGTACTGGCAAACActtatcaaaaattttaatatatgggTATGGGGTTCGATAGACCTTATACACTGTTGCTAATTTACATCAGGATGATCTTGTAAGTTTAAAAATCCTAGAGAATGCATACTTGTCATTTGTTTAAAAGAGAATGAGTGAGTgtgttggcaaaaaaaaaaaaagagaatgagtgtaattaaagaaaatttattaattgttttaaaaatctgaaaaatagaTATTAAAAGGGATTagatatactttttaataaaataatttttttaaatctttttaaattgtaTAGTATGTGTAATTTGTGATCAAAGTTTAGTCAACTTGACCTTTCAATAGTCAAAACAAGACACATAATATGAGACGGAGGGAgaactatttttgaaaaattttgtaCGCTtctgtccctttttagttgtcacattcctatttttattagtcaaatttactaatatttgaccaaagattataattCATTCTTacactattttaaaaaactgaaaataacatattaaggtagattaaaagttatttcggtgatttttttattttattaattgataaaatatttataaattttagtcaaattttggtcaattggactgaccaaaagtcaaatatAACACGGACggtaatattaaaaaatgaatGACACGTCAAAAAAGGAAAACGGTCCCAGTGGACCGAGGGAGTATGAGACTTTGAGTCTTTGACAGAACATCTACGCGGTTTAAAGACTTGGCAAATCGACGTGCGGGTCAGCGAAATTACTGTACCGTGTTAATGGGAATCATACGTCGAAGACTGGGCCAGTCACCCAGACTCTGCTTCCAGTATTTCATGGAAGGGGGAGACGGGAGAGACAGGAGGAAGCAGAATTAAATTCTTTGTGGATAATGACAGGTTTTGTCTTCCGCTGACTGGGGAGGACCAAGTGAAAAGATTGGTACCCccatttcaaattacatgtctactttcaaaaaataacatagtagtttaaaaaaagtggattttgagaaaaaaaaatgtattaagtcattaattgaacctaaTATGTGGTATGTAGTTGATCTTGAGGAATATAAATGTGAAATGtgtgaaggagagttgattttagaaaaataaatttacattgaaagttggagggtacaagtattttgaaacaatttttttcttctaaagtggacatatattttgaaacggagaaagtaaaaaaaaaaactccttCTGTCCCtatttagttgtcacatttctatttttgttagttaaatatactaattttagactaaaaattataagtcattttttcttattttaaaaaactgaaaattacattttaaaatagattaaaaattacttccggtgacatatttttttattttcacgattgttaaaaaaatttaacaaattgaCATAGATATGATATGATTACGCAGAAAAATTTCCACACAACACAGCTGCATGTGCTCCTTGGTCTCTTGTGGGGTAGTAGGAAATTATTCAGTAAATTCAAAAAGACCACACGATAAAAGCAGCTAAAGTTGTTGGCAGTTCAATTTGTTAGAAAGCAAGCTAACAGGGTGGCATATCAATTGGCCAAATTCCCTTTACGCTAAATGGCTTCTTAGATTTTTCGTCTCCTCCGTCATTCTTGTTGGAGACACTCTTGTCAGACTATTCGATGTTTTAATGCTGATTTAatttacttcaaaaaaaaaaaaagtcgtTCAATAATGAATTATGATGAGAACTTGTCGAGGATGTGAAGTTCTTCGAAAATGTTGTTAGGAATTTCAACATTATATTCTCTATGTTTCTTTATGTATTTGTCGAATAAATTCCTGAACACATGCTAAGCAGTGAGCACTATGTaacatttataaattagatatttttaattaatgtgATTGTTGTTAAAACAAAAATccattattattaatacataaaTGAGATGGTAGCCTTGATAGCATATTTCTCTTATATGAAGttacataatatatatcattataaaaatatacataatatatagatacattatattttttatgtaatataagtacaaattttgattatttaatcgaaaacgaagttatatataatttttttattccaaaaatcatctaaaattaagcactatctcaacatgattctataacaaaataataatcatcGAGAATTATTCTGCTGTGGAATGAGTTTTGAAATAAacttttttcttcaaattttaagtgttaaattacttataaTAGACATgtgtcataatattttatattagaatcacattttatatgtattcttcTATGATagaatttgtaataaaattgatgatttacaaTAGTATAACAGAAGTACCTTTGTGGAATGTTGGCCTAAATGAGATGGTTCAATGAATAACTATTTtctgatattttttaatttatatggttgttgtaaaaagtaaaaacaggGATTCATCATTATCAATATATACATGAGATAGTtcaatgtataataaatttatccTAACAATTTAGTAACTTTTAGTTACAAGTTTTttgtttaatcaaaaataatatcttttcttATCCAATTTTTTATGTAATTCATCATCTATAAGTTgtcttaaacaaaattatcatcaatcaataatatctttcaactttaacaagtattaagattcatGTTTTgcatattagttatattgcagaaaatAGTGTTATGCGATTTATAAGAGTAATTGTtcttttgattataatatttatattgttgaacATAATCAGCAGATTGTCGaatgtttataaaatattataggacaaaaaaatattagatgactagattatataTTTTCCAATTCTCTACTTCAATACTTCAATATTTTTGTCCGGAAGCTTGCAATGTTGAGACATGTAACACACGTATgaacatattattaatatacgaatgttttgtttttatattattaatattttttattcttttttatatcaattttttatgataCATATTTTTAGCTTTTGGGTGTGCATTATACCACCAATATTAGAAATACATcacaaattatattaaaaatatttacacaAGAAATATCTAAcatgctaaaaataaaaaataaaaaagacatgtataaataaaatcCAGAAAATCCACATATGCGAAAGTCGTAGCGGGCGCAGGTAGGTAAAACGTGAGAAAAATATAgtaattcataataataaatatttttcaataaataataactTGAAATTGAACCACCTCCTTTGAAAAAAGGAAAACTATAAATTTCATAATGCAGGCCCATGCAAAGATGAATTTGTCTGGTGTTGCAATTGCCGTGTTGCTTCcgttttaattagaatttggATCTAGCGGACCCCTGTCTTTTTCTGTGCTCAAGTAGCAAAAGATAACACAAATGTGAACCTCTGGATACAGTTTGAATCAATTTCctacagttacatctcatccaAGCATGGTTCCTGGTCCCATTTGAGAATCTTGGGGTGACTGGAGGTAGCTAGTATATAAATGACAAATCCACAAAAGATTAGAATCAATTTACGTGGAAATGAAGGTTGACAGGGACTTGCCCAATCAACACGTACGATGACTAATAAGTAAAATCTTatgaattgaaaatttaatgCTGAGCACAACTTGCCCAATAAACATGATCACCAGAAGGGGAAACTCAAAAATGGGCTATAAGTGTCCGAATGGCCTTATCCGGCCCTATATCTGTGAACACCCCTATATCTGCTAACATGATTGTGGGTTGAGTACTGACTGAAGCCATTTTGTTTAACTTTAACAGGAAAACTATAAATTTCATTGTGCAGGCCCATGCAAAGATGATTTgtcttttgtttcaaaatttcaCATCCACTGCCTGACAAATAACTAGTTCATTTAATAGAAATGTCAAGGAAattagatactccctccgtcccattttatcaGCCTTTTTAGAATTTGGTTGTTGTCCCAAAATAAGTgactttttcttgtttttatacACTATTTGGCAGGTGAATTTCAATTTTACCACTCATTAATCTCATCATCATGCTACAAGCAAATCTACAATCTCAAGATACCATTAATAACTACATCCATTTTAGTGTTAATTTTCCATATCATTACAGTGTTTGTCTTGCATGGAATCAATTGAAACTAATGTCAAGACTACAGAGTAGTATTTAAAAAAGCAGATGCCACAAAAGAAGCAAGTTGCTGAGAGTGATCCCGAGAACAGCTTGCCTAATTGATTAGATCATTTCAGAGGGGAAGTTGGGTGACTAGGAAATATCACATTAGGCCcaaccacttatttttctatgTACGAGTACGACATGCAGCGGATCATGCTAAACATATATCACCAGAGGCGTTAAGTGCTCTATTTACCTCATGCAGTGGGTCAGATTCATAGTCTTTTACACCTTTTTTGGTAGCCGATTGCATCAGTTTTACAATCACAAATACTAATGTAGTCATAGCACAACTGAATTTGAGACTTGAACAATGAACttacttatttttaagagaAATTCAAAAATGGGCTTAAGTGTTCCAACTTCCAATGGCCTTAGATCCGTGATCATCCCATAATCTGATAATATTACGAGCACTTGGATTATAGACTCAGGAGAGGCATATGATCAATAACTCAATAAAAGAGTTAGTGAGTTACATCTACCAAACAGCCAAAGTTCAAATAATAGTTTTGTTGGAGATGTTCATCTAGCACCTCCTCTGGTTCTCCATGAATGCGTGATATTAACAGAGGGGTACATCGAGGAAATATGTATCCCTGAAAGAGTGGAAGACGGTCATAAGAAATGGTGAATGAAGGCCGAAAAAAAAACTTAGCTAGAAGTAGCTAACTAATTCTGTTCTTTTATCAGAAAATGCTTCAACACAAACTTTATTACACGTACCTCTGCCATTTTTTCACTGCTACCATTGTAATTGGCTGACTAAGGTCACTTACAcggctttttttttttcctgatgaTATATCGTTTTCTATTGAGAAATCGTCCTATGTGATATTTTAACAGATGGGTACATCAATGAGGAAATCTGTTTTTCCCGAGGGAGTGGATTTGGAATATGGTCTTAAGAAATGgtg
This region includes:
- the LOC108207956 gene encoding rust resistance kinase Lr10 isoform X1; protein product: MGVRVYLHLSWIIVIVAVRVVVGENVSAAGVQECRMTRCSHHGPEIRFPFWIKEKQQPEQCGYPGFRVFCDRGNTLLHLQYLANTSLPDTLFYLSKNVSIHSINYTSQEVFVYVLNGSQFTNNLKLFSASSTSLPSTPHFGKAYSYDFANMYYPDITYTMCFSCSAGVKSFIPDMLTSPGRKTFPVYCLDDQYSAFSGEYSISSCTKIFNSSLPAPLLSQGYDPYAPPGVVDALSISWLAPNCSKCEAKGEYCRRKSNASSNIEAADYSTICFPKGSAVRFSIKPITVITAGSAIFVLSIMLLLYYIIKLYKQRKYDEQKIEMFLTDYRAMKPTRYSYADIKKITRNFSDNLGKGGYGSVYKGQITKEIIVAVKVLNSDPKANGEDFINEVGTIGRIYHVNVVRLVGYSADGCNRALIYEFQPNNSLEKFTYSGKMLHDFLGWKKMQDIALGIAKGIEYLHQGCAQQILHFDIKPHNILLDQNFNPKISDFGLAKLCSKDKSIVSMTMARGTIGYIAPEVFSRNFGKVSSKSDVYSFGMLLLEMVGARNNNEVESTSETYFPEWIFHRLEEGGEVTIQIVKEEDSNIARRLTIVGLWCIGWHPVDRPSMKHVINMLESEECPKVPPNPFRSSNVRSFTNDLEVISESE
- the LOC108207956 gene encoding rust resistance kinase Lr10 isoform X2 is translated as MGVRVYLHLSWIIVIVAVRVVVGENVSAAGVQECRMTRCSHHGPEIRFPFWIKEKQQPEQCGYPGFRVFCDRGNTLLHLQYLANTSLPDTLFYLSKNVSIHSINYTSQEVFVYVLNGSQFTNNLKLFSASSTSLPSTPHFGKAYSYDFANMKTFPVYCLDDQYSAFSGEYSISSCTKIFNSSLPAPLLSQGYDPYAPPGVVDALSISWLAPNCSKCEAKGEYCRRKSNASSNIEAADYSTICFPKGSAVRFSIKPITVITAGSAIFVLSIMLLLYYIIKLYKQRKYDEQKIEMFLTDYRAMKPTRYSYADIKKITRNFSDNLGKGGYGSVYKGQITKEIIVAVKVLNSDPKANGEDFINEVGTIGRIYHVNVVRLVGYSADGCNRALIYEFQPNNSLEKFTYSGKMLHDFLGWKKMQDIALGIAKGIEYLHQGCAQQILHFDIKPHNILLDQNFNPKISDFGLAKLCSKDKSIVSMTMARGTIGYIAPEVFSRNFGKVSSKSDVYSFGMLLLEMVGARNNNEVESTSETYFPEWIFHRLEEGGEVTIQIVKEEDSNIARRLTIVGLWCIGWHPVDRPSMKHVINMLESEECPKVPPNPFRSSNVRSFTNDLEVISESE
- the LOC108207956 gene encoding rust resistance kinase Lr10 isoform X3 yields the protein MALKFGSRSGSKRSSSLSSVAILVSEFSVTEEILCCTCNTWQTLPSPIPSFIFLKMKTFPVYCLDDQYSAFSGEYSISSCTKIFNSSLPAPLLSQGYDPYAPPGVVDALSISWLAPNCSKCEAKGEYCRRKSNASSNIEAADYSTICFPKGSAVRFSIKPITVITAGSAIFVLSIMLLLYYIIKLYKQRKYDEQKIEMFLTDYRAMKPTRYSYADIKKITRNFSDNLGKGGYGSVYKGQITKEIIVAVKVLNSDPKANGEDFINEVGTIGRIYHVNVVRLVGYSADGCNRALIYEFQPNNSLEKFTYSGKMLHDFLGWKKMQDIALGIAKGIEYLHQGCAQQILHFDIKPHNILLDQNFNPKISDFGLAKLCSKDKSIVSMTMARGTIGYIAPEVFSRNFGKVSSKSDVYSFGMLLLEMVGARNNNEVESTSETYFPEWIFHRLEEGGEVTIQIVKEEDSNIARRLTIVGLWCIGWHPVDRPSMKHVINMLESEECPKVPPNPFRSSNVRSFTNDLEVISESE